Proteins co-encoded in one Armatimonadota bacterium genomic window:
- a CDS encoding cofactor-independent phosphoglycerate mutase codes for MATENVKYILLIPDGMADRPIPELDGKTPMQVARKPFMDHLASTGQVGVVNTIPEGMEPGSDVAAMSLLGYDPRKYYTGRGPIEAVSMEIPLEKKDVAFRCNLVSSDGTTMIDYSGGHVSTDEARELITFVNEKLGTRKVQFYPGVSYRHIMVWRDGSAEIKTEPPHNIIGKAIKDYFPRGDGENMLRGLIYDSLEILDSHPINKRRREEGKNPANMIWPWGQGRALDMPNFLAKTGCTGAVVAAVDLLKGLGRAVGLKVVNVPGATGYLDTNYEGKGKAAVEALRDRDFVLVHVEAPDEASHIGDIDKKIEAIENVDKLVLGTILEGLKNVEKFRILVTPDHATPIEAKTHVTDPVPFVLFSSFEPAKTNLPFDERAIPETKLRVDEGFHLIDLLFE; via the coding sequence ATGGCAACTGAAAATGTAAAATATATACTTCTTATACCAGACGGCATGGCAGACCGGCCCATTCCTGAGTTAGATGGGAAGACGCCAATGCAGGTAGCGCGCAAGCCGTTTATGGACCACCTGGCATCAACTGGGCAGGTTGGCGTGGTGAACACGATTCCCGAGGGGATGGAGCCTGGTAGTGATGTCGCGGCTATGTCACTCCTTGGCTACGACCCGCGGAAGTATTACACGGGACGCGGGCCAATAGAGGCCGTCAGCATGGAGATTCCGCTTGAAAAAAAGGACGTTGCTTTTCGCTGCAACCTTGTGAGCTCCGACGGAACAACGATGATCGACTATAGCGGTGGCCATGTGTCCACGGACGAAGCTCGCGAGTTGATAACTTTTGTAAATGAAAAACTTGGTACACGGAAAGTTCAGTTTTATCCAGGTGTAAGCTACCGCCACATCATGGTTTGGCGAGATGGTTCGGCCGAAATTAAAACCGAGCCGCCGCATAATATCATAGGCAAGGCGATTAAGGATTATTTTCCTCGCGGAGATGGGGAAAATATGCTTAGAGGCTTAATTTATGACTCGCTGGAGATTCTTGATAGTCATCCAATTAACAAACGTAGACGAGAAGAAGGAAAAAATCCTGCAAATATGATATGGCCGTGGGGCCAGGGAAGAGCGCTTGATATGCCCAACTTCCTTGCGAAGACTGGCTGCACAGGAGCAGTTGTGGCGGCGGTTGACCTGCTAAAGGGCCTGGGGCGTGCCGTGGGCTTAAAGGTTGTGAATGTCCCGGGTGCAACCGGGTACCTCGACACGAATTACGAAGGAAAGGGTAAGGCAGCGGTTGAGGCCCTTAGGGACCGAGATTTCGTTCTTGTGCATGTCGAAGCACCAGATGAAGCTAGCCATATCGGTGATATAGACAAAAAAATCGAGGCTATTGAGAACGTGGATAAATTAGTACTCGGTACTATACTAGAAGGCTTAAAGAATGTGGAAAAGTTTCGCATTTTGGTTACTCCAGATCATGCTACGCCAATTGAGGCAAAGACCCACGTGACTGACCCGGTACCATTTGTGCTTTTCTCTTCGTTTGAACCAGCCAAAACTAACCTACCGTTTGACGAACGGGCTATCCCTGAAACAAAGCTTAGGGTGGATGAAGGCTTCCATCTTATTGATCTTCTCTTTGAATGA
- the tilS gene encoding tRNA lysidine(34) synthetase TilS produces the protein MNERHRLIESLLATVRQYTMLLPGEKVLVAVSGGPDSVALLHALWTVRDELSISLHVAHLNHSFRGEESDKDEEYVRSLAANLLIPCSVEKVDVPKIQKTLRISAEQAARLVRYEFLENTAEKIGASRIALGHTADDQVETVLMNIIRGTGVDGLVGMPPVRGKIIRPLISVRRKDVNAYIQEAGLQPRIDETNLLPIYTRNRIRLQLLPTLRVFNPDIDTAILQLAELARADSAYLDEKAKEAFIQNTKSRDGKSVHLDLSVFEVEPLAIRRRVIREAYKAIKGEITDLGYKHVEELLRLIATVGGFRYELPGGIFVEKSGRLISFYSERPPDQPIIYKYELAVPGKTVITEADLIIEAEIITEKIEPLRPRGSMEVVLDYDAIRGSLIARNWKPGDRIQPLGMVGSKKLQDLFTDEKIPRQMRYRTPVIEDSEKIVWVVGLAVSELAKVTSSTRTFLRLTANPLRT, from the coding sequence ATGAATGAAAGACACAGGCTGATTGAATCGCTGCTCGCTACGGTACGACAATATACAATGTTGTTACCGGGCGAGAAGGTTCTCGTTGCCGTTTCGGGAGGCCCCGATTCGGTGGCCCTTCTGCACGCACTTTGGACTGTCCGAGATGAACTTAGCATTTCTCTCCATGTTGCCCATCTCAACCATTCGTTTCGAGGTGAGGAATCAGATAAAGACGAGGAATATGTTCGTTCGCTAGCGGCGAACCTTTTAATCCCGTGTAGCGTCGAAAAGGTGGACGTGCCAAAAATCCAAAAAACTCTGAGGATTTCAGCCGAACAGGCTGCACGGCTTGTTCGATATGAGTTCCTTGAAAACACCGCGGAGAAAATCGGCGCCTCTCGAATCGCTCTTGGGCACACAGCGGATGATCAAGTGGAAACAGTTTTAATGAACATTATTCGTGGCACCGGAGTCGATGGTCTCGTTGGGATGCCGCCGGTACGAGGAAAAATAATTCGCCCTTTAATAAGCGTACGGCGCAAAGACGTGAACGCATATATTCAAGAGGCCGGCCTTCAGCCGCGGATAGATGAAACCAATCTCCTTCCAATTTATACTAGAAATCGAATTCGCCTACAACTCCTTCCAACGTTGCGCGTGTTCAACCCTGATATTGATACCGCGATTTTGCAGCTAGCGGAACTTGCGCGGGCGGATTCAGCGTATCTCGATGAAAAGGCAAAAGAAGCCTTTATTCAAAATACTAAAAGCAGAGATGGAAAATCAGTCCATTTGGACTTGTCTGTTTTCGAGGTCGAGCCCCTTGCGATACGCCGCCGCGTTATTCGTGAGGCATATAAGGCAATCAAAGGCGAAATTACAGATTTGGGCTACAAACATGTTGAAGAGCTTCTGCGGCTTATCGCAACCGTTGGGGGATTTCGATATGAGCTTCCAGGAGGTATATTCGTAGAAAAAAGTGGGAGGTTAATTTCTTTCTATTCAGAAAGGCCGCCTGACCAACCGATTATATATAAGTATGAGCTGGCAGTTCCTGGCAAGACAGTCATTACTGAGGCCGACCTAATCATCGAAGCGGAGATTATTACAGAGAAGATTGAGCCTCTGCGGCCGCGGGGAAGTATGGAGGTCGTTCTTGATTATGACGCTATCCGAGGGAGTCTTATCGCACGGAATTGGAAGCCAGGAGACCGCATTCAGCCTCTTGGGATGGTGGGATCTAAGAAATTGCAAGACCTATTTACTGATGAGAAAATTCCGCGGCAAATGAGATACAGGACGCCTGTTATTGAAGACAGTGAGAAAATCGTATGGGTTGTTGGATTGGCCGTCTCGGAGTTGGCAAAAGTAACTAGTTCGACTCGAACTTTCTTGCGCCTAACTGCTAACCCATTGCGAACTTGA
- the ftsH gene encoding ATP-dependent zinc metalloprotease FtsH has translation MILASALYIIREPFAPGRTAKQMDYSTFWKEVEKGHVTKVRWREDRLEANLTTTDRKIIVMLSGAGDDEKSALSRAIREKGGVLEYAGPPLSTFMQSLLFTVLPMVGILAIFYLFIIRQAQIGGNQALSFGRSRAKRFSENVPKVTFDDVAGVDEAKQELQEVVEFLRNPKKFQALGAKIPKGVLLLGPPGCGKTLLARAIAGEAGVPFFHISGSDFVEMFVGVGASRVRDLFETAKANRPSLIFIDELDAVGRQRGTGLGGGHDEREQTLDQLLVEMDGFDPNTGVILIAATNRPDVLDPALLRPGRFDRRIVVDHPDAKGREAILRVHMRGKPLDADVNIENLARRTPGFSGADLANLVNEAALLAARRERTKIKMEDFEDSIDRVIAGPERKSRIISEKEKIMVAYHEVGHAIVQELLPLTDPVHKVSILPRGLALGYTMQLPLQDKYLTTRSELLDDIAGLLGGRAAERIFFNEVTTGSNSDLERATEIARSMVCEFGMSETLGPVTFGRKHGNPFLGRDLMEDRNYSEEMAKAIDNEVRRIIDECYKRAETILQEKREKVVEIVDVLLEKETIEREELEVLMYGKKSSEAEGKGETPKSSGEQTEKLEQPNLAPDSKPRLEPGVA, from the coding sequence ATGATCTTGGCTTCTGCTTTGTATATCATAAGGGAGCCTTTCGCGCCAGGGCGGACAGCCAAGCAGATGGATTACTCCACTTTTTGGAAGGAAGTCGAAAAGGGGCATGTTACTAAGGTAAGGTGGCGTGAGGATCGTTTGGAGGCAAACCTCACCACCACCGATAGAAAGATCATAGTAATGCTCTCCGGTGCAGGCGACGATGAGAAATCGGCGCTTTCAAGGGCAATAAGAGAAAAAGGTGGAGTACTTGAATATGCTGGTCCGCCTCTTTCGACATTTATGCAGAGCCTGCTTTTCACGGTTCTGCCGATGGTTGGAATACTTGCAATCTTTTACTTATTCATTATCCGACAGGCGCAAATTGGCGGGAACCAAGCGCTTTCTTTTGGCCGCAGTCGAGCGAAGCGCTTCTCTGAGAACGTGCCGAAAGTTACGTTTGATGACGTTGCTGGAGTAGATGAGGCTAAGCAGGAACTACAAGAAGTCGTTGAATTCCTACGGAATCCAAAAAAATTCCAGGCGTTAGGAGCAAAGATTCCGAAGGGCGTGTTGCTTCTGGGTCCTCCTGGGTGCGGCAAAACATTGTTGGCACGAGCCATCGCAGGAGAAGCAGGAGTACCTTTCTTCCATATCAGCGGTTCAGACTTTGTTGAAATGTTCGTAGGTGTGGGCGCATCACGCGTTCGCGACCTATTTGAGACAGCAAAGGCTAACAGGCCTAGTTTAATATTTATTGATGAGCTTGATGCGGTTGGGCGTCAGAGAGGTACGGGTCTCGGTGGCGGTCATGATGAGCGAGAGCAGACACTTGACCAACTTCTCGTCGAGATGGATGGCTTCGACCCGAACACTGGCGTTATCCTTATTGCGGCGACTAACCGGCCAGATGTTTTAGACCCAGCGCTTCTCAGACCAGGTCGCTTTGATAGACGCATAGTTGTTGACCACCCCGACGCAAAAGGCAGAGAAGCTATTCTTCGGGTGCACATGCGTGGCAAACCACTAGATGCTGATGTTAACATCGAGAACCTTGCTCGAAGGACTCCGGGTTTCTCTGGTGCAGATTTAGCGAACCTTGTGAACGAGGCAGCGCTACTGGCGGCCAGGCGCGAGCGCACCAAAATCAAAATGGAGGATTTTGAAGATTCCATTGACCGTGTGATTGCGGGTCCGGAGAGGAAAAGCCGCATAATCAGCGAAAAGGAAAAGATTATGGTGGCGTATCACGAAGTCGGTCACGCGATCGTACAGGAACTTCTACCGCTCACTGACCCGGTGCACAAGGTATCCATATTACCCCGTGGACTTGCGCTGGGTTATACAATGCAGCTTCCACTTCAGGACAAGTATCTGACAACAAGAAGCGAATTGCTTGATGACATCGCAGGGTTGCTGGGTGGACGTGCGGCGGAGCGGATTTTCTTTAACGAAGTCACAACTGGCTCGAATAGTGATTTGGAACGGGCAACGGAAATTGCTAGAAGTATGGTTTGTGAGTTTGGGATGAGTGAGACACTTGGCCCAGTTACATTCGGCAGAAAGCATGGAAATCCGTTCCTTGGGCGTGACCTGATGGAGGATAGAAACTACAGCGAGGAAATGGCAAAAGCAATCGATAACGAAGTCCGCAGAATTATCGATGAGTGTTATAAGCGCGCAGAGACAATTCTCCAGGAAAAAAGAGAAAAAGTGGTTGAGATAGTAGATGTGCTCCTCGAAAAGGAGACCATCGAGCGCGAGGAACTTGAAGTGCTCATGTACGGCAAGAAGAGTTCGGAGGCTGAGGGCAAAGGCGAAACACCAAAATCGTCTGGTGAACAGACGGAAAAATTAGAGCAGCCAAATCTTGCGCCAGACAGCAAGCCTCGTCTCGAACCTGGAGTAGCATGA